The Tistrella mobilis genome window below encodes:
- the rnr gene encoding ribonuclease R has translation MTSSSDDGTDRLPTREQILAFIAESDRPVGKREIARAFNITGGARIALKRILRELKEDGTLKRAGARRVAEPGVLPSVLVVDVVSIDDETGEAEARPAVWDDEERGPPPPIVVLREGGLRPRDEAAPGFGDRLLVRLHRGDADAYEARVIRRLETRSRRVTGAIRSIDYGWRLIPADRRAKTDYSIEEADLGGAEDGEFVVAETLPGRRLGLPRARVVKRLGQEQTAAAIIDLAIEAHGIPDHFPAAAVREAEAATAPKLSAGREDLRSIPFVTIDGEDARDFDDAVHAEPDTDPTNPDGHIIRVAIADVAHYVTAGSALDRSAEERGNSVYFPDRVVPMLPEALSNGLCSLRPHEDRYCLAAMMRIDGQGTLLEHRFVRGLMRSAARLTYTRVQAAHEGRPDAEIEPLMAPVIRPLYAAFQVLDAARRRRGALEIDMPERRVVMDETGRVTDIRTRQRFDAHKLIEEFMILANVAAADTLLRRNRPCLFRVHDQPPADKVSVLRDYVKSLGLSFTNSVHVDPRDFNRLLKAVANTPLEHQVNTTVLRSQSQATYSPDNIGHFGLSLERYAHFTSPIRRYADLIVHRSLIKALNLGPDGLDGAAADGLHALGEHLSITERRADLAEREVTNRLLVVFLADRVGATFGGRITGVHGVGLFVELDETGADGFVPISTLGREFFILDPSEQALIGERSGMRFTLGDRVEVRLREADIVAGGLLFELIEGGRAGKPPTPGQVKRLKAIAREAAAERARNRHDGGGGRGPKTGRNQNGRHGGSRRR, from the coding sequence TTGACCTCCTCCTCGGATGACGGCACCGACCGCCTGCCCACCCGCGAACAGATCCTGGCCTTCATCGCCGAGAGCGACCGACCGGTCGGCAAGCGCGAGATCGCACGCGCCTTCAACATCACCGGCGGCGCCCGCATCGCGCTGAAGCGGATCCTGCGCGAGCTGAAGGAGGACGGCACGCTGAAGCGTGCCGGGGCGCGCCGCGTTGCCGAACCGGGCGTGCTGCCCTCGGTGCTGGTGGTCGACGTGGTCTCGATCGACGACGAAACCGGCGAGGCCGAAGCCCGGCCGGCGGTCTGGGACGACGAGGAGCGCGGGCCCCCGCCGCCGATCGTGGTGCTGCGCGAGGGCGGCCTGCGCCCGCGCGACGAGGCGGCGCCGGGTTTCGGCGACCGGCTGCTGGTCCGCCTGCATCGCGGCGATGCCGATGCCTATGAAGCCCGGGTGATCCGCCGGCTGGAAACCCGGTCGCGCCGGGTGACCGGGGCCATCCGCTCGATCGATTACGGCTGGCGGCTGATTCCGGCCGATCGCCGCGCCAAGACCGATTATTCGATCGAAGAGGCCGATCTGGGCGGCGCCGAGGACGGCGAGTTCGTCGTGGCCGAGACCCTGCCCGGCCGGCGGCTGGGCCTGCCCCGCGCCCGGGTGGTGAAGCGGCTGGGACAGGAGCAGACGGCGGCCGCGATCATCGACCTTGCGATCGAGGCCCACGGTATTCCCGATCACTTCCCGGCCGCCGCCGTGCGCGAGGCCGAGGCGGCGACGGCACCGAAACTCTCCGCCGGTCGTGAGGATCTGCGCTCCATCCCCTTCGTCACCATCGACGGCGAGGACGCCCGCGATTTCGACGACGCGGTCCATGCCGAGCCCGATACAGACCCGACCAACCCCGACGGCCATATCATCCGGGTCGCGATCGCCGACGTCGCCCATTACGTCACCGCCGGCAGCGCGCTCGACCGGTCGGCCGAAGAGCGCGGCAATTCGGTCTATTTCCCCGACCGGGTGGTGCCGATGCTGCCGGAAGCGCTCTCCAACGGGCTGTGCTCGCTGCGCCCGCACGAGGATCGCTACTGTCTGGCAGCGATGATGCGCATCGACGGCCAGGGCACCCTGCTGGAACACCGCTTCGTGCGCGGGCTGATGCGCTCGGCCGCGCGGCTGACCTATACCCGGGTCCAGGCCGCGCATGAGGGCCGGCCCGACGCCGAGATCGAGCCGCTGATGGCGCCGGTCATCCGGCCGCTTTATGCCGCCTTCCAGGTGCTGGATGCCGCGCGCCGCCGACGCGGGGCGCTTGAGATCGACATGCCCGAACGCCGGGTGGTCATGGACGAGACCGGCCGGGTGACCGATATCCGCACCCGCCAGCGCTTCGATGCCCATAAGCTGATCGAAGAGTTCATGATTCTGGCGAATGTGGCTGCGGCCGACACGCTGCTTCGCCGCAACCGGCCCTGCCTGTTCCGGGTCCACGACCAGCCGCCGGCCGACAAGGTCTCGGTGCTGCGCGATTACGTGAAGTCTCTGGGCCTCAGCTTCACCAATTCGGTGCATGTCGACCCGCGCGACTTCAACCGCCTGCTGAAGGCGGTGGCAAACACGCCGCTGGAGCATCAGGTGAACACCACCGTGCTCCGCAGCCAGTCACAGGCGACCTACAGCCCCGACAATATCGGCCATTTCGGCCTGTCGCTGGAACGCTACGCCCATTTCACCTCGCCGATCCGGCGCTATGCCGACCTGATCGTGCACCGCTCACTGATCAAGGCACTGAACCTCGGCCCCGACGGGCTGGACGGCGCGGCCGCCGACGGGCTGCATGCATTGGGAGAGCATCTCTCGATCACCGAGCGCCGCGCCGACCTGGCCGAGCGCGAGGTGACCAACCGCCTGCTGGTGGTCTTCCTGGCCGACCGGGTGGGCGCCACCTTCGGCGGCCGGATCACCGGCGTCCATGGCGTCGGCCTGTTCGTGGAACTCGACGAGACCGGGGCCGACGGCTTCGTGCCGATCTCAACCCTCGGCCGCGAATTCTTCATCCTGGATCCGTCGGAGCAGGCTCTGATCGGTGAGCGTTCGGGCATGCGCTTCACCCTGGGCGACCGGGTCGAGGTGCGGCTGCGCGAGGCGGATATCGTGGCGGGCGGGCTGCTGTTCGAACTGATCGAGGGCGGCCGTGCCGGCAAGCCGCCCACCCCGGGCCAGGTCAAGCGCCTGAAGGCCATTGCCCGCGAAGCTGCGGCCGAACGTGCCCGGAACCGCCATGACGGCGGCGGCGGTCGGGGGCCGAAAACCGGCCGCAACCAGAACGGCCGGCATGGGGGATCGAGGAGACGCTGA
- the topA gene encoding type I DNA topoisomerase, translated as MKVVVVESPAKAKTINKYLGDDFKVLASYGHVSDLPAKDGSVRPDEDFAMTYEVDPKSEQHLKAIASALKGADQLFLATDPDREGEAISWHVHNALNRRGALKGVPVKRVVFHEITKSAVQKAIANPRDIDMNLVNAQQARRALDYLVGFNLSPVLWRKLPGSRSAGRVQSVALRLICEREAEIEAFRSREYWTIDAEFAAGERRLLARLHALDGKKLDKFALGSEDETRAVLARLEALSDWRVSDVERKQGRRNPAPPFTTSTLQQEASRKLGFSAKKTMQVAQKLYEGISLGRETVGLITYMRTDSVNLSNEAVAAIRDMVDQVHGPRYLPDRPRSFANKAKNAQEAHEAVRPTDVFRRPKEVRSHLDDDQFRLYELIWKRTVASQMAAAILDQVAIEVTDGAKVATFRATGSVIAFDGFLALYQEGRDDEEEDEEKRLPNFERAEPLDRGPLKSDQHFTEPPPRYTEATLVKKLEELGIGRPSTYASIISVLQDRNYVVLDKKRFVPEDRGWLVTAFLVSFFDRYVEYDFTARLENELDQVAEGEVDWKAVLRAFWDAFHMAIDGTSDLKISDVLTAVEARLESHVFPDKGDGTDPRACPACANGRLSLRLGKFGSFVACSNYPECKFTRPVGGAAGTGDGASEAGATGLDVGPKHLGDDPATGLPVTLRKGPYGVYVQLGDGGKGEEKPKRASLPKGLTPEAITLDIALGLLALPREIGRHPETGEVITAGIGRFGPYLKHNGAFKSLTPDDDVLTIGINRAVALLAEAPKGRGGSVAPLRVLGEHPSGGEIALYKGRYGPYVKHGSVNATLPRATDPEALTLDEAVALVDARAAATGKTAKPAKKAAASKAKAEKPAAKATKASTAKAATATKAKAAPKRKAAAAAEPDEVPFDDAVPAKAAAKTAAASKPAASKAAPKKAAAPKAAAAKKPAPKKAAPKKAAAKTSAAG; from the coding sequence ATGAAGGTCGTCGTCGTCGAATCGCCTGCGAAAGCCAAGACGATCAACAAGTATCTCGGCGATGACTTCAAGGTCCTCGCGAGCTACGGCCATGTCAGCGATCTGCCGGCCAAGGACGGATCGGTGCGCCCGGATGAAGACTTCGCGATGACCTACGAGGTCGATCCGAAGTCTGAACAGCATCTGAAGGCCATCGCCAGTGCGCTCAAAGGCGCCGATCAGCTCTTCCTCGCCACCGACCCGGATCGCGAGGGCGAGGCGATCAGCTGGCACGTCCACAACGCCCTGAACAGGCGTGGCGCGCTCAAGGGCGTGCCGGTCAAGCGGGTGGTGTTCCACGAGATCACCAAAAGCGCGGTGCAGAAGGCGATCGCCAACCCGCGCGACATCGACATGAACCTGGTCAACGCCCAGCAGGCGCGCCGGGCACTGGACTATCTGGTCGGCTTCAACCTGTCGCCGGTGCTGTGGCGCAAGCTGCCCGGCTCGCGCTCGGCCGGTCGGGTCCAGTCAGTGGCACTGCGGCTGATCTGCGAGCGCGAGGCCGAGATCGAGGCCTTCCGCAGCCGGGAATACTGGACGATCGATGCCGAGTTCGCGGCCGGTGAACGCCGGCTGCTCGCCCGACTTCACGCACTCGACGGCAAGAAGCTCGACAAATTCGCCCTCGGCTCCGAGGACGAGACCAGGGCGGTGCTGGCGCGGCTGGAGGCGCTGTCCGACTGGCGGGTCTCGGACGTCGAGCGCAAGCAGGGCCGCCGCAACCCGGCCCCCCCGTTCACGACCTCGACCCTGCAGCAGGAAGCCAGCCGCAAGCTCGGCTTCTCGGCCAAGAAGACCATGCAGGTTGCCCAGAAGCTCTACGAGGGCATCTCGCTCGGCCGCGAGACCGTGGGTCTGATCACCTATATGCGAACCGACAGCGTCAACCTGTCGAACGAGGCGGTGGCCGCGATCCGCGACATGGTCGACCAGGTCCACGGGCCCCGCTACCTGCCCGACCGGCCGCGCAGCTTCGCCAACAAGGCCAAGAACGCCCAGGAGGCACACGAGGCTGTGCGCCCGACCGACGTGTTCCGCCGGCCGAAAGAGGTCCGCTCCCATCTCGACGACGATCAGTTCCGGCTCTACGAACTGATCTGGAAGCGCACGGTGGCCAGCCAGATGGCGGCGGCGATCCTGGATCAGGTCGCGATCGAGGTGACGGATGGTGCGAAGGTCGCGACCTTCCGCGCCACCGGCAGCGTCATCGCCTTCGACGGCTTCCTGGCGCTTTACCAGGAAGGCCGCGACGACGAGGAAGAGGACGAGGAAAAGCGCCTGCCGAATTTCGAACGGGCCGAACCGCTCGACCGCGGGCCGCTCAAATCCGACCAGCATTTCACCGAACCGCCGCCGCGCTACACCGAAGCGACGCTGGTGAAGAAGCTGGAAGAGCTGGGCATCGGCCGGCCGTCGACCTATGCCTCGATCATCTCGGTGCTTCAGGACCGCAATTACGTGGTGCTGGACAAGAAGCGCTTCGTACCCGAAGACCGCGGCTGGCTGGTCACCGCCTTCCTGGTCAGCTTCTTCGACCGCTATGTCGAATATGATTTCACCGCCCGGCTCGAAAACGAACTCGACCAGGTGGCAGAGGGCGAGGTGGACTGGAAGGCCGTGCTGCGCGCCTTCTGGGATGCCTTCCACATGGCGATCGACGGCACCAGCGACCTGAAGATTTCCGACGTGCTGACGGCGGTCGAGGCGCGGCTCGAATCCCATGTCTTCCCCGACAAGGGCGACGGCACCGACCCGCGTGCCTGCCCGGCCTGCGCCAATGGCCGGCTGTCGCTGCGCCTCGGCAAGTTCGGCTCGTTCGTCGCCTGCTCGAACTATCCCGAGTGCAAGTTCACCCGGCCGGTCGGCGGTGCTGCCGGCACCGGTGATGGCGCGTCGGAAGCCGGTGCCACCGGGCTGGATGTGGGCCCGAAGCATCTGGGCGACGATCCGGCAACGGGACTGCCGGTTACCCTGCGCAAGGGGCCCTATGGCGTTTATGTCCAGCTGGGCGATGGCGGCAAGGGAGAAGAAAAGCCCAAGCGCGCCTCGCTGCCCAAGGGGCTGACGCCCGAGGCGATCACGCTCGACATCGCCCTCGGCCTGCTGGCCCTGCCGCGCGAAATCGGGCGCCATCCCGAAACCGGCGAAGTGATCACCGCCGGCATCGGCCGCTTCGGGCCCTATCTGAAGCATAACGGCGCCTTCAAGTCGCTCACCCCCGACGACGACGTGCTGACCATCGGCATCAACCGGGCGGTCGCCCTGCTCGCCGAGGCGCCCAAGGGGCGCGGCGGCTCGGTCGCGCCGCTGCGCGTGCTGGGTGAGCATCCCTCGGGCGGGGAGATCGCGCTCTACAAGGGCCGCTACGGACCTTACGTGAAGCACGGGTCGGTGAACGCCACCCTGCCCCGCGCGACCGATCCCGAGGCGCTGACGCTGGACGAGGCCGTGGCTCTGGTCGATGCCCGCGCAGCAGCGACCGGCAAGACGGCAAAGCCGGCGAAGAAGGCGGCAGCGTCGAAGGCCAAGGCCGAGAAGCCCGCGGCCAAGGCGACGAAGGCGTCCACCGCCAAGGCCGCCACCGCCACCAAGGCCAAGGCCGCGCCGAAGCGCAAGGCCGCCGCAGCTGCCGAGCCCGACGAGGTGCCCTTCGACGATGCCGTGCCGGCGAAGGCGGCTGCGAAGACGGCAGCTGCGAGCAAGCCGGCTGCGAGCAAGGCGGCACCGAAGAAGGCAGCCGCCCCCAAGGCGGCCGCTGCGAAGAAGCCCGCGCCGAAGAAGGCGGCACCGAAGAAGGCGGCCGCGAAGACGAGTGCCGCCGGCTGA
- the dprA gene encoding DNA-processing protein DprA has protein sequence MSRTRVGGLTRAERLDWLRLIRTEQVGPITFFDLLDRYGSAAAALEAIPELAQRGGRTRPLTPPSRSAAEAELRRISAAGARLVAPGEPGYPAPLASIPDPPPLLQIRGHDAVAAAPAVALVGSRSAALPAMRLAGRMAADLAAAGVVVVSGLARGIDAAAHDGALRAGPGGAGTMAVVAGGIDVVYPPEHAALQARIAGEGLLVAEQPPGTEPQARHFPRRNRIVAGATLATVVIEAAPRSGSLITARLAGEYGREVLAVPGSPADPRSEGANRLIRDGATLVRDAADVLEAIRPLIDRPLAEPVMETAVAPPPMAPDPAELDHARREIPRRIGASAARLDDLVHESGLTAATILTILLELELAGRLDRLPGQKVSLSMG, from the coding sequence ATGTCCAGAACCCGCGTCGGCGGGCTGACGCGGGCGGAGCGCCTCGACTGGTTGAGGTTGATCCGGACCGAACAGGTCGGCCCCATCACCTTTTTCGACCTGCTCGACCGCTATGGCAGTGCCGCAGCGGCGCTGGAGGCCATTCCGGAGCTGGCGCAACGCGGCGGCCGCACCCGGCCGCTGACCCCGCCTTCACGCAGTGCGGCAGAGGCGGAACTGCGCCGGATCAGCGCCGCGGGCGCCCGGCTGGTGGCACCGGGAGAGCCCGGCTATCCGGCGCCGCTGGCCAGCATCCCGGACCCGCCGCCCCTGCTCCAGATCCGCGGCCATGATGCCGTCGCTGCCGCACCCGCCGTGGCCCTGGTCGGCTCCAGATCCGCCGCCCTGCCCGCCATGCGGCTCGCCGGCCGCATGGCCGCGGATCTGGCCGCCGCCGGTGTGGTGGTGGTCTCGGGCCTTGCCCGTGGCATCGACGCCGCCGCGCATGACGGCGCCCTGAGAGCCGGCCCCGGCGGTGCCGGGACGATGGCGGTGGTGGCGGGCGGGATCGATGTCGTCTACCCGCCGGAACACGCGGCACTCCAGGCCCGCATTGCGGGTGAAGGGCTGCTGGTCGCAGAGCAGCCGCCGGGCACCGAGCCGCAGGCGCGTCATTTTCCCCGCCGCAACCGGATCGTCGCCGGCGCCACGCTCGCCACCGTGGTGATAGAGGCAGCGCCGCGCTCGGGCTCGCTGATCACCGCCAGGCTTGCGGGCGAATACGGCCGCGAGGTGCTGGCGGTGCCGGGCTCCCCCGCCGATCCCCGCTCGGAAGGGGCCAACCGGCTGATCCGCGACGGCGCGACCCTGGTCCGCGATGCCGCCGACGTGCTGGAGGCGATCCGCCCGCTGATCGACCGGCCGCTTGCCGAACCGGTCATGGAGACGGCCGTCGCCCCGCCGCCCATGGCCCCGGATCCGGCGGAACTCGACCATGCCCGACGCGAAATTCCCCGCCGGATCGGCGCGTCTGCCGCACGTCTCGACGATCTGGTCCATGAGTCCGGCTTGACGGCGGCGACCATTCTCACGATTTTGTTGGAACTGGAACTTGCCGGGCGGCTCGATCGCCTGCCCGGACAGAAAGTGTCGCTGAGCATGGGCTGA
- a CDS encoding AMP-binding protein, which produces MTGRPAATPEALLVPIAPDRLERPVFAVFADQAIRNPRAPAVLGAGLATSYGDLLEQALRIAAAIDGRTAAAGEGRGPEEGEPVAVAIPASAGCLAALLGALAAGRPYVPLDPSFPAARNELILGHAGVRLVLTDQATAAGRPELMAAATAAGATVLAIDDLAAPPAAWSPRGGPDDAAYVQYTSGSTGRPKGVWQTQRGLLHDVLQYRDVLDISAADRLTWLYSPAVSGAIRDMYGALLAGAAVIPVDLRTEGVAAAGRRFATTRPTIFHAMPTVLRVLTDGGAGAAALGGIRVAYLAGERIFAADLARVFADAPAEARIYVGIGSTENATIYRHWLIDREACPTEGVVSVGWPVADRHMRLVDAEGRPVPDGGIGEIEVESRYMAAGYWRDPELTAATFLTGGDVAPGARRLRPGDLGRIRADGQLEFLGRADGQLKIRGHRVEPAEVEAALRALPGVGDAAVLPDRTPQGETALAGVVVPAPGRLIDPAALRSRLAAELPPHLVPRRLLVMAELPRLANFKLDGRALAGCLADLPAAPLAPPGPEPAGETGDPALADVVDRAWAEMFGTAAPKAGVTFSELGGDSLELMRFAARVEALAGRPLPVTLLTGAMTPADLRQALSGPMTATTARMLFFVPGVMGMARHLIILAARCAGMATVRLVALPDLDAELSRRRGIDDLAAEVADRVATHLTGAAGPGGVTPDFGLVGLSFGGRLVVAAAQILADRGLAAGMVVVGDIVASHDDAASLLQAGRIPDPSPSFRRRLVRGIGQPMSKLFFTLAQRPDHRALRLVAALARRAAPGRRNRIRVERALISAIRRAMIMGWRPGRLHCRLLLIVTSHTRSLYAGHGHLLGWDRVSPDVRLVEVAGDHAALATDEANLARIVASIGDAWPDQPSA; this is translated from the coding sequence ATGACCGGGCGACCTGCCGCGACGCCCGAGGCGCTGCTGGTGCCGATCGCGCCCGATCGTCTGGAACGGCCGGTCTTCGCGGTCTTTGCCGATCAGGCCATCCGCAACCCCCGCGCCCCTGCGGTTCTGGGGGCCGGGCTGGCGACGAGCTATGGCGATCTGCTGGAACAGGCGCTGCGGATCGCCGCGGCGATCGACGGCCGGACGGCGGCGGCCGGAGAGGGGCGGGGTCCTGAGGAGGGGGAGCCTGTGGCGGTGGCGATCCCCGCCTCGGCCGGCTGCCTCGCGGCCCTGTTGGGGGCGCTTGCGGCCGGGCGGCCCTATGTGCCGCTCGATCCCTCCTTTCCCGCGGCCCGCAACGAGCTGATCCTGGGCCATGCCGGGGTGCGGCTGGTGCTGACCGATCAGGCGACCGCAGCCGGGCGGCCGGAGCTGATGGCGGCGGCCACGGCCGCAGGGGCCACGGTGCTTGCCATTGACGATCTGGCGGCGCCGCCGGCCGCCTGGTCGCCCCGGGGCGGGCCGGATGATGCGGCCTATGTTCAGTACACCTCCGGCTCCACCGGCCGCCCCAAGGGGGTCTGGCAGACCCAGAGGGGGCTGCTGCACGACGTTCTTCAGTATCGGGATGTTCTTGACATCTCTGCCGCTGATCGCCTGACCTGGCTCTATTCTCCGGCGGTCAGCGGTGCCATTCGCGACATGTACGGCGCGCTGCTTGCTGGCGCTGCCGTCATTCCGGTGGATCTGAGAACCGAAGGCGTCGCCGCCGCCGGCCGGCGCTTCGCCACCACCCGCCCGACGATCTTTCACGCCATGCCGACGGTGCTGCGGGTGCTGACCGATGGCGGGGCCGGCGCGGCGGCGCTGGGCGGCATCCGTGTCGCCTATCTGGCGGGAGAGCGGATTTTCGCGGCCGATCTGGCGCGGGTCTTCGCCGATGCGCCGGCCGAGGCCCGGATCTATGTCGGCATCGGCTCCACCGAGAACGCCACCATCTACCGGCACTGGCTGATCGATCGGGAGGCCTGCCCCACCGAGGGTGTGGTGTCGGTCGGCTGGCCGGTTGCGGACCGGCATATGCGGCTGGTGGATGCAGAGGGCCGGCCGGTTCCGGATGGCGGGATCGGCGAGATCGAGGTCGAAAGCCGCTATATGGCCGCAGGCTATTGGCGGGATCCGGAGCTGACCGCCGCCACCTTTCTGACCGGCGGCGATGTGGCGCCGGGGGCGCGGCGGCTGCGGCCGGGCGATCTGGGCCGGATCCGCGCCGACGGGCAACTCGAATTCCTGGGCCGGGCCGATGGTCAGCTCAAGATCCGCGGCCATCGGGTGGAACCGGCCGAGGTGGAGGCTGCCCTGCGCGCCCTGCCGGGGGTGGGGGATGCCGCGGTTCTGCCGGACCGGACACCGCAGGGCGAGACGGCCCTGGCCGGGGTGGTGGTGCCGGCACCGGGCCGGCTGATCGACCCCGCGGCCCTGCGCAGCCGGCTGGCTGCGGAGCTGCCGCCCCATCTGGTGCCGCGGCGTCTGCTGGTGATGGCGGAACTGCCGCGGCTGGCCAATTTCAAGCTGGATGGTCGCGCCCTTGCCGGCTGCCTGGCCGATCTGCCGGCAGCACCTTTGGCACCCCCGGGGCCGGAACCGGCCGGCGAGACGGGCGACCCCGCACTGGCCGATGTCGTCGACCGGGCCTGGGCCGAGATGTTCGGCACCGCCGCCCCAAAAGCCGGCGTCACCTTCTCTGAACTGGGGGGCGACAGCCTGGAATTGATGCGCTTCGCCGCACGGGTGGAGGCGCTGGCCGGCCGACCGCTGCCGGTTACCCTGCTGACCGGCGCGATGACCCCGGCCGATCTGCGTCAGGCGCTGAGCGGCCCAATGACTGCGACGACGGCGCGGATGCTGTTCTTCGTGCCGGGGGTGATGGGCATGGCCCGGCATCTGATCATCCTGGCCGCGCGCTGCGCAGGGATGGCGACGGTGCGTCTGGTGGCCCTGCCGGACCTGGATGCGGAACTGTCCCGGCGGCGGGGCATCGACGATCTGGCGGCGGAGGTGGCCGACAGGGTCGCCACCCATCTGACCGGCGCAGCCGGACCTGGCGGCGTTACACCCGATTTCGGTCTGGTTGGTCTGTCCTTCGGCGGCCGGCTGGTGGTCGCCGCGGCGCAGATCCTGGCCGATCGCGGTCTGGCGGCCGGAATGGTGGTGGTCGGCGACATCGTTGCCAGCCATGACGATGCGGCATCGCTGCTGCAGGCGGGCAGGATCCCCGATCCGTCGCCGAGCTTTCGACGCCGGCTGGTTCGCGGGATCGGCCAGCCGATGTCGAAGCTGTTCTTCACCCTGGCGCAGAGGCCCGACCATCGGGCGCTCAGGCTGGTCGCGGCCCTGGCGCGGCGGGCGGCACCGGGACGCCGGAACCGGATCCGGGTGGAACGGGCGCTGATTTCGGCCATCCGCCGGGCCATGATCATGGGATGGCGGCCGGGCCGGCTTCACTGCCGTCTGCTGCTGATCGTGACATCGCATACCCGGTCGTTATATGCCGGACATGGCCATCTTCTGGGCTGGGACAGGGTGTCGCCGGATGTCCGGCTGGTGGAGGTTGCAGGCGATCATGCAGCGCTCGCGACCGACGAGGCCAATCTTGCGCGCATCGTGGCTTCGATCGGGGACGCCTGGCCGGATCAGCCCTCCGCCTGA
- the plsY gene encoding glycerol-3-phosphate 1-O-acyltransferase PlsY, with protein sequence MAAETAPWLLVIAALGGYLLGSIPFGLVLTRMAGLGDVRKIGSGNIGATNVLRTGNKPLALATLILDSGKGAAATLIALTLPGPDAALAAAAGSVLGHLFPVWLGFKGGKGVATGLGVLLAADWRIGLAACAVWLAIAFLTRFSSLAALVAFAAAPVLSWFLATPELAGVTLFIAVLVFIRHKTNIARLLAGTEPKIGKKKDRAGTDQAEG encoded by the coding sequence ATGGCCGCAGAGACCGCCCCCTGGCTGCTCGTCATCGCCGCCCTGGGCGGCTATCTGCTGGGCTCCATCCCCTTCGGTCTGGTGCTGACCCGCATGGCCGGGCTCGGCGATGTGCGCAAGATCGGCTCGGGCAATATCGGCGCCACCAATGTGCTGCGCACCGGCAACAAGCCCCTGGCGCTGGCGACGCTGATCCTGGACAGCGGCAAGGGGGCCGCCGCCACCCTCATCGCCCTTACCCTGCCTGGCCCCGACGCGGCGCTGGCCGCCGCCGCCGGCTCGGTTCTGGGCCATCTCTTCCCGGTCTGGCTGGGCTTCAAGGGCGGCAAGGGCGTCGCCACCGGGCTTGGCGTGCTGCTGGCCGCCGACTGGCGGATCGGCCTTGCCGCCTGCGCCGTCTGGCTCGCCATCGCCTTCCTCACCCGCTTCTCGTCGCTGGCGGCGCTGGTCGCCTTTGCCGCCGCCCCGGTGCTGTCGTGGTTCCTGGCCACGCCGGAGCTGGCCGGCGTCACGCTGTTCATCGCCGTGCTGGTCTTCATCCGTCACAAGACCAACATCGCCCGGCTGCTGGCCGGAACCGAGCCGAAGATCGGGAAGAAGAAGGACAGGGCCGGGACGGATCAGGCGGAGGGCTGA
- a CDS encoding dihydroorotase: protein MPTPVFAETTPDRSPLPGRVAYVNARLIDPATGTDRIGTLLTEGETIVDIGQGLFADGVPEGVQVVDCTGLVLAPGLVDMHVHLREPGHEHKETIETGSRAAAAGGVTTIACMANTAPVIDDIALVDFIRRRARETGLVNVLPVAAITKGLKGEQLVEMGLLAEAGAAYFSDDGLPVRDTLVMRRALSYAGGMGLLIAQHAEDHSLAGCGCMNEGETATRLGLPGIPSAAETVIVERDIRLLELTGGKARYHVAHISTAEAVEAVRQAKRRGLPVTAEVTPHHFTLDDRAVGDYRTFAKMAPPLRAARDVDAMIEGLADGTIDAVATDHAPHDQDSKRVPFAHAANGVVGLETMLPLTLELVRDGHLSLIDAVAAMTLKPADLLGIAAGRLAKGAPADLVLFSTEHEWVLNAALLHSKSKNTPFDGRTLRGRALRTVVRGRTVFQLA from the coding sequence ATGCCCACGCCCGTCTTCGCCGAAACGACGCCCGACCGCAGCCCTCTGCCCGGCCGGGTCGCCTATGTCAACGCCCGGCTGATCGATCCGGCGACCGGCACCGACCGCATCGGCACGCTGCTGACCGAGGGGGAGACCATCGTCGATATCGGCCAGGGCCTCTTCGCCGACGGCGTGCCCGAGGGCGTGCAGGTGGTGGACTGCACTGGCCTGGTACTGGCGCCGGGTCTGGTCGACATGCATGTCCATCTGCGCGAGCCCGGCCACGAGCACAAGGAAACCATCGAAACCGGCAGCCGGGCGGCGGCGGCGGGCGGTGTCACCACCATCGCCTGCATGGCCAACACCGCGCCGGTGATCGACGACATCGCGCTGGTGGATTTCATCCGCCGCCGGGCACGCGAGACGGGCCTCGTCAACGTGCTGCCGGTGGCCGCGATCACCAAGGGGCTGAAGGGCGAACAGCTGGTCGAAATGGGCCTGTTGGCCGAGGCGGGCGCCGCCTATTTCAGCGATGACGGCCTGCCGGTCCGCGACACGCTGGTGATGCGCCGGGCGCTTTCTTACGCCGGCGGCATGGGCCTGCTGATCGCCCAGCATGCCGAGGATCACAGCCTGGCCGGCTGCGGCTGCATGAACGAAGGCGAGACCGCCACCCGGCTCGGCCTGCCGGGCATCCCGTCGGCGGCCGAAACCGTGATCGTGGAGCGCGACATCCGCCTGCTGGAGCTGACCGGCGGCAAGGCCCGCTATCACGTCGCCCATATCTCCACCGCCGAGGCGGTGGAGGCGGTGCGCCAGGCCAAGCGCCGCGGCCTGCCGGTGACGGCAGAGGTGACGCCGCATCACTTCACGCTCGACGACCGCGCGGTCGGCGACTACCGCACCTTTGCCAAGATGGCGCCGCCGCTGCGCGCCGCCCGCGATGTCGACGCGATGATCGAAGGCCTGGCCGACGGCACGATCGACGCGGTCGCCACCGACCACGCCCCCCACGACCAGGACAGCAAGCGCGTGCCCTTCGCCCATGCCGCCAATGGCGTGGTCGGGCTGGAAACCATGCTGCCGCTGACCCTGGAACTGGTTCGCGACGGCCATCTGTCGCTGATCGACGCGGTGGCGGCGATGACGCTGAAGCCGGCCGATCTGCTCGGCATTGCCGCCGGCCGGCTTGCAAAGGGTGCGCCCGCCGATCTGGTGCTGTTTTCCACCGAACATGAATGGGTGTTGAATGCGGCCCTGCTGCATTCGAAGTCCAAGAACACGCCCTTCGACGGCCGCACCCTGCGCGGCCGGGCGCTGCGGACCGTCGTCCGCGGCCGCACCGTCTTCCAGCTCGCCTGA